Within the Bacteroidota bacterium genome, the region ACATATATCGAACCTCAAAATTATAATATTTCTTTTGGAAATTTTTATGAAAATTCATTTCTTTGCACCCTGTTTAACCAAAATAAAAGAGTTATGTCTGACATTTCAGCAAGAGTTAAAGCTATCATCGTTGATAAGCTTGGCGTAGATGAAAACGAGGTTACACCCGAAGCAAGTTTCACAAATGATTTAGGGGCTGACTCACTTGACACTGTTGAGTTGATCATGGAGTTTGAAAAAGAATTCAACATCGCAATACCAGACGATCAGGCAGAAAAGATTGGTACTGTTGGTGAAGCCATCCAGTACATTGAGAACAACGCAAAATAATTAATTCCCCTTTGCATGGAGTTAAAACGCGTAGTCATTACCGGTTTAGGTGCATTGACTCCGTTGGGTAATACCGTTGAAGAACTATGGACGGGATTGGTCAACGGAGTCAGTAGTGCTGATAAAATCACGCACTTTGATGCTTCCAAATTCAAAACGCAATTTGCCTGTGAGGTCAAAGGATTCGATCCATTGAATTATTTTGACCGTAAGGAAGTCAGGAAGTATGACCCTTACACTCACTACGCTCTGATAGCTGCCGAACAGGCGGTTATCGATGCGGGTTTGAACCAGGAGTCGATTGACCATGACCAGATAGGTGTTATCTGGGCTTCGGGGATTGGCGGACTGGAGACTTTTCAGACGGAGATCATAGCCTTTGCCAAGGGAGACGGCACACCTCGCTTTAATCCCTTCTTCATTCCAAAAATGATTGCCGACATAGCATCCGGACATATTTCCATAAAATATGGTTTCCGAGGCCCTAATTTTGCTACAGTTTCGGCTTGTGCATCATCAGCCAATGCGCTTATTGATGCCTACAATTACATCCGGCTTGGCAAAGCCAGGATTTTCCTCTGTGGCGGTTCTGAAGCATCCATCACAGAAGGAGGAATTGGCGGGTTCAATGCTATGCATGCCATTTCAACGCGAAATGACGATCCGAAGACAGCTTCCCGGCCGTTCGACAAAGACCGCGATGGTTTCGTCCTGGGTGAAGGAGGTTGCGCTTTGATATTTGAAGAATATGAACATGCAAAAGCACGTGGTGCAAAAATCTATGCTGAGGTTGCCGGTTGCGGCTTATCGGCGGATGCGTACCACATGACTTCGCCGCATCCGGAAGGTGAAGGCGCAAAGCTTTCCATGAAATGGGCACTGGAAGATGCAGGTATGAATCCTGAAGACATTGATCACATCAATACACACGGAACATCCACCCCACTGGGAGATATTTCCGAGCCCAAGGCTATCGTAAGCCTGTTCGGTGATCATGCCTACAAGATCAACATCAACTCCACCAAATCCATGACAGGGCACCTGCTGGGAGCGGCCGGAGCCATCGAAGCCATTGCCAGCGTGCTCGCCGTGGTTAATGATATCGTGCCACCCACGATCAATCATTTTACCGATGACCCGGAAATCGACAATAAACTGAATTTTACCTATCATAAAGCACAGAAACGGATTATTAATAACGCATTGTCGAATACTTTCGGATTCGGAGGTCACAATGCTTCCATTATTTTCAGGAAATTTACAGGATAAATTGTCGATTTTGAACCTACGTAAATATTTTCGGATATTTTTTTCTTCTGACAGAGCATTTTCACAAGCTATTTTCAATCTTCTGGGATTCTGCCCCGGGAATATTCATCTTTATAAACTTGCTTTCCGTCACCGTTCACTAACGGAAACCATGAATGGAGTCCGTATCAACAACGAACGATTGGAATACCTCGGAGATGCCCTCCTCAGCGCTATTGTTGCCGATTACCTTTTTAAGCGTTTCCCCTTAAAAGATGAGGGTTTCCTTACCGAAATGCGTTCCAAAATAGTATGCAGAAACCGCCTCAATAAACTTGCTGTCAAACTGGGTATTGATAAACTGATCCAGTCGAGCCCGGAAACCAAAGTAATGAGTAAATCCATGAGGGGTGATGCCTTTGAAGCTCTGATCGGAGCCCTATATCTTGATAAAGGCTTTGAATTCACAAAAAAAGTGGTGGTCAACAGGATCATCACAATGCATCTCGATATTGACGAACTCGAAAATGAAGAGACAAATTATAAAAGTCGCCTTATCGAATGGTCCCAAAAAGAAAAAAAGAATGTCGACTTTAAGGTAGTTGATGAAACCGGAGAAGGGTTTAATAAACAATATATTGTTGAGGTTTTTATTGACGAAACTCCTGTTTCAAAAGGACAGGATTACTCTATTAAAAATGCTGAAAAGCAAGCCGCCGAACGAGCCTGGAATATTTTATTCCCTCCCTCAGAAAGTTAACAGAACTTCATTTTTTTTGTACTTTTAAAGCATACTCTGAATATATGCCCAGGAAAGTCACCCTGAAACCGCAACAAAGCGGAAATGTAACTATTATAGGCATCTCCAGCCATCTGAAGGATTACAGACTATGCCTTTTTCTCAACCAGGCCTTGTTATTTAATTTCAGGAAAGCCGATGATTTTCTTCAGCATGAAAATGAGCAAGATGAAAACGCATATTCAAATTTTATATATACAGATCCGGAATCCAGGGCAACTTTTATCCTGATATCCAATCATCACCCGGATAAGAAACTTATTCCCACACAAAAACAAACCGATTACTTCCTGATCACACAGGATATTCTTGATGAGAATTACACAAACGACCTCATTTCCAGAATCCGCGCCGTTCAACAGGTTAACGCCGCATTTAAAATTCCGCAAACGGCTGTCAGAGATTTTGAACACACCCTGAACGACCTTGAATTTCACCTTCATCAGATCGACCATAATTAACCAATACAATTATAACTTATGAATTTATCACATCTGGGACTTGCCTATCATCAAATTGGAAGAGCAAGAGAGATAATTGCCATCATGCTTAAATATGGCTTTGGCGATTTTGTTACTAAAAGTGGTCTGGGGAAAGCACTAGTTTCCAGGAACAGGCTGAAAAACATTGAGTCAATCAGCAAAAACGAAAGATTGCGGATGGCTATAGAAGATCTTGGACCTACGTATATAAAATTCGGACAAATTCTGGCCGACAGGCCGGATATCATCTCCAAAGACCTCCGGAATGAATTGAAAAAACTACAGGATGACGCACATCCTCTGCGCGATGAAATTGCTATGGCAGAAATACAAAAGCAGCTTAAAAAGCCTGTAAATGAAGTGTTTGAGTCTATTAATGAAAAGCATATAGCTTCTGCTTCCATTGGGCAGGCTTATACTGGGGTTCTAAAAGATGGAACCCATGTGGTGATCAAGATACAGCGCCCCGGTATCGATAAAAAGATAAAACTGGATCTCAGCATTATGGAATTTTTTGCCAGGAAAATACAGAAAAATAATCCTGAATTCCAGGCTATTAATGTTGTGGGAGTAGTTCAGGAATTCGGACGTTCTATCCAGGATGAACTGAACTTCACACACGAAGCTTCCAATGTGAAGCGGTTCCAAAACATGTTCCAGAATAATCCCGATATTTATGTCCCCCAGGTTTATACCGAATATTCGAACAACAAACTTTTAATCGAGGAATTTATTGAAGGGATAAAGGTTGATAAAATAGATGAACTCGAGAAAGCAGGGATAGATCCCGTTGATATTGCCCATAAAGGAGCCAGTCTGGTCTTCGAGCAAATTTTCACCCATGGTTTCTTTCATGCCGATCCTCATCCCGGTAATCTTTTCATACGAAAAGACGGAAAGATCGTTTTTATTGATTTCGGCATGATGGGGAAACTGCGGCCATACCAACTCGATTTCCTGGGAAAATATGTTCTGGGTTATGTTCAGAAAAACCCTGGACGTATGACGGAAGCCCTTCTCCTTCTTTCCGGCAAAAAGCATTTTGAGCATAAGGATGAACTGGAATTCGAGATCTCCGACATGATGAAGCAATACCAGTTCAGTTCCCTGAAAGAAATTAATTTCGGGGAGGTCATGAATAAATCCATAGATCTGATTGTAAGATTTGGATTAAGCATACCTCCTACCATTTATCTTCTCATCAAGGCTCTGATAACAATTGAAGGTGTTGCTACCATGCTGAACCCCAAAATCGACATTGCCAAAGAAATGCAGCCTTTTGCAACCAGCCTCCTGAAAAAGCAGTTCAATCCGGCGCGTTATGCAAGGGAAATTTCGGACACCTTTCATAATATCACCCAATTGTTCAAAGAATTGCCCGGCGATATTTCCGAGATTTTATATAAAACCCGGGAAGGGAAAATAAAGATACAGTTTGAGCATCAGGGACTGGAGCCTATGATTCAAAAACTCGACCAGGTCAGCAAAAGGATTTCCATTGCCATCATTCTTGCAGCGCTAATTATTGGTGCTTCCATCATTTCATCCTGGGAGCATCTTAAATGGGTTGGAAGCGCGATCTTCCTTGGAGCAGGATTGTTCGGATTCTGGATGCTTGGGAAACTCCTTGGTAAAGGGAAAATATAGGTCATTAGGAGGATAATCCATTTGACCATTTATTCCTGGACATTCATTTTTTCCTAACTTTGTACGTTTACAAAATTGTTAGCACCGTTAAATATTGTTTTTATGAGATACTTGTTTTTCCTTTTCATTTCACTTTTTCTGCTTTATTCCTGTAATTCCGGCAAACAGCAAGAAACCCGGGATGGGAGTGAAATAGCGGAAATGGCCAAGAAAATTGATCCCGACTCCATAGCAAAGCTGGAAACAGAAAAGAATCCCGTCGACAAACCCATGCTCATGCAGCCCTCCAAAGAAGCGGCCAAGGAGCCTCCTGCCGGAATGGATAATATCTCCAGCTCCGCTGTGAGCCAAGAGTTCAGAGCCGGAACCGACAGCTACGAGAAAGGAGATTATACCGGTGGGATAAAGCATTTTGAAAAGGTAGTATCAATGGATCCCGAAAACCGGAAGGCTTATTATAATCTGGGTCTTGGCCGTTATTATGCCAATGATTTCCAAGGAGCCATCGGCGCTTTCACCAATGCTCTTAAAATATCACCGGAAGACACCCTTTCATTATTGTATCGCGGACTGGTCTATTATCATATCAATGATTTCCGGAATGCAATAAAAGATTACAGCAAAGCCATCGACATCAATCCAAACTGGTCAAAGGCCTATTACAACCGCGGAACAGCAAGGGGCCGGATGAAAGATTACAACGGAGCCATCCTGGATTTCAACAAATCCATTGAACTTAAAGAAGACAATGCCGAAGCATATTTTAACCGGGGAATAGCATATCATATGCTTGGCAACGACTATGAAGCCTGCTACGATTGGAACAAAGCCAAATCGCTCGGCTATTTCAATGCCGAAAAAGCTATTCAGGAATATTGTCAAGACAAGTAAAGGACCAGATTATTTTCTGGTACCGGCAGCCAGAGCAATGGCATAATCTCCCGAGTTTATGACCTCCTGTATCAGTTTTCCTTTGCAATACACCCGAACGGTTACGGAAGCATTTTTTTGGTTCGCCTGGGCTGAAATGTAATAATAACCGCTTTTGCAAGGATCAAAAGAATATTTCCAGCCACTTCTCACTTCGTCAAACTGATGGGTTTCCTCACCACACTGATACGTTACATTAAAAGTACCCGGCTTTCCCTTTACAATATAGCTGACCTTTCCTTTGTCTTTATAGAAAAAGTTAAGCATACACCTAATTTTAATGTGATCTTTTTCAAATATACGAAAAGAAAAAGGCAGAATCAATAAAAACAAGGAGGGTTTTATTCGGCCAGGACAAGAACCTTGTTATGGAGCACTTCCACCACGCCGCCGTTAATTTCAAAGAAAGAATCCTTATTTGAGTTGTCTCTGATCTTGATCATGCCTTTTTTCAACACGCTGATCAGGGAAGCATGCTGGTCGAGTATCTCAAACGACCCTTCCAGTCCGGGTAACTGTATCAGGTCTACTTCACCGGAATAAATTGTTTTATCTGGGGTAATGATCTCAAGCAGCATGCTGGTAAGGTTTTATTATTTTGATTCCTCCATGATTTTCTTTCCTTTCTCAATGGCTTCCTCTATGGTACCAACAAGATTGAAGGCTGATTCAGGATACTCATCCACATCCCCGTTCATGATCATGTTAAAACCCTTGATGGTATCTTCAATCGAAACCATGGTACCTTTCAATCCGGTAAACTGTTCGGCCACGTGGAAAGGTTGCGACAGGAAACGCTGTACGCGCCTTGCCCTGTGTACGATAAGCTTATCGCTTTCCGATAGCTCTTCCATACCAAGGATAGCAATGATATCCTGTAAGTCTTTATAGCGTTGGAGTATCTCTTTTACCTTTTGTGCGGTTCTATAGTGCTCTTCACCGACAACATCGGGCGACAGGATCCTGGAAGTTGAATCCAGCGGGTCAACGGCGGGATAGATTCCAAGTTCGGAAATCTTGCGGCTCAGCACCGTGGTAGCATCCAGGTGAGCAAAGGTGGTAGCGGGTGCAGGGTCGGTAAGGTCATCGGCGGGGACATAGATAGCCTGTACGGAGGTGATGGATCCTCTTTTCGTAGATGTGATCCTTTCCTGGAGTATACCCATTTCTGTAGCCAGTGTAGGCTGGTAACCCACAGCGGAGGGCATACGGCCGAGGAGTGCTGATACCTCCGAGCCAGCCTGGGTAAAACGGAAAATATTATCGATAAAAAACAGGATATCCCTTCCACCGGATTTCTCATCTCCATCGCGGAAGTACTCCGCAAGGGTTAATCCTGAAAGTGCTACTCTTGCGCGGGCACCCGGAGGCTCATTCATCTGTCCGAAAACCAGGGTAGCCTGCGATTCTGCCAGAAGTTTGCGGTCAACCTTGGAAAGGTCCCAACCACCGGCTTCCATATCTTTTAAAAACTCATCTCCATATTTTATTACACCGGATTCGATCATTTCCCTGAGAAGGTCGTTCCCTTCGCGGGTTCTTTCACCCACACCACCGAAAACGGAAAGTCCGGAATACTTCTTGGCAATGTTATTGATCAACTCCATGATGATGACTGTCTTACCAACGCCGGCACCACCGAACAAACCGATCTTGCCTCCTTTGGCATAGGGCTCAATCAGGTCGATCACCTTGATCCCCGTAAACAATACCTCTTTGGAAGTTGACAGGTTTTCAAACCTGGGAGGCGTACGGTGTATGGGATAAGGATGGGTTTTGGCCACGGTACCTAAACCATCAATGGTCTCGCCAATAACATTAAATAACCTGCCACGTATCTCTTCACCTGTAGGCATGGTGATCGGGCCTCCAGTGGAAACCACTTCCATACCGCGCTTCAGACCATCGGTAGAGTCCATGGCAATGGTTCTGATAGTATTTTCCCCAATATCCTGCTGACATTCAAGCACGATCACATGCCCAAGGTCATTTGTAACCTGCAGTGCATCATAAATATTAGGTATCTTTGAATCATCAGGGAAAGTCACATCGATCACGGGGCCGATGATCTGGGAAATGCTACCTTTGATTTTTTCTGCCATATTTCCGTAATTTGACGCAAAGATAAAATAATCAGGTTATTTACAGGTTATGATATGTTAATTTTTTGGTAATTGGTATTTAGCCACGAATAATCGTATTTTCGCAATTCAATAAAACCTTACACTATGCCCAATATCCTGATGGATCCCATAGGCCGGCTGATGGGCCTCCGATATAAATCGCACCCCTGGCATGGGGTTGACATTGGCGACGCAGCTCCTGAAGTGCTGATGATCTTCATCGAAATGGTAACCACCGATACGGTGAAATATGAAGTTGACAAGGTTACCGGCTATCTGCGCCTCGATCGGCCACAGAAATATTCCAATACAGTTCCTGCCCTGTATGGTTTTATACCTCAGACATATTCGGGGGAACGAGTGGCAGATTACTGCATGGAAAAAACCGGGCGCAAAGAGATCAAGGGCGATGGTGACCCGATTGATATTTGTGTATTAACAGAAAAACAGATCGTTCACGGGGATATCCTGGTCAGGGCAAGGCCCATAGGCGGTTTCAGGATGCTTGACGGCAACGAGTCCGACGACAAAATCATCGCCGTTTTACAGAACGATGCGGTTTACGGTGATTACAAGGATATCAGCGACTGCCCGGAACTGGTTGTGGATCGTCTTAAACACTATTTCCTGACTTACAAGGACCTGCCCGGAAAAGAAAGAGATGTGGAAATAACTCACACTTTTGGGATACAGGAAGCACATGAGATCATTCGTCGTTCGATGGACGATTACCGTCATAAATTCGATACACTGGAAAGCGCCTTATCAAACGTTTGATTTCACTGTTTCACCAATAAGGGTAGCGCTGGTGCAATCAGTCACCCGTACCTGTTGATAATTACCCGGCTTAGCGCCATTGGCGGGAAAGACAATGACTTTGTTCTGACTGTTTCTGCCTGAAAGATAGTCATTCGATTTTCGGGAGAACCCTTCCACCAGGACTTCAAAAATGTTGCCGATATCCCGCTGATTGCTTTTATGGGATAGTTTCTGTTGCAGGTCAATAATTTCCTGAAGCCTCCTTGATTTTATATCATCGGAGACATCATCGCTCAGTTTTTTTGCAGCCAGCGTGCCGGGCCGTTCCGAATATTTAAACATAAATGCATAATCGTAACCGGCCCATTCCATCATCGACAGGGTTTCACGGTGATCATCCTCTGTTTCCGAACAGAACCCTGTGATGATATCGGTTGACAATCCGCATCCGGGAAGTATTTTCTTAATAGCCAGGATGCGGTCCATATACCACTCCCTGGTATATTTCCTGTTCATTAGTTTCAGGATGCGTGAAGAGCCTGATTGCACCGGCAGATGAATGGAATCGCAAATATTGGGATGGCGGGCCATGGTATGCAACAACTCATCGGATAGGTCTTTGGGATGGGATGTGGCAAAACGTACCCTCAGCAATGGGCTCACCATGGCAACTTTAGCAAGCAAGGCCGGGAAGTCCACCGGTACAACATTTTCCTGAAGCCAGCGATAGGAATTCACATTTTGTCCGAGCAGGGTAACCTCCCGGTAACCCTGTTCAAATAAATCTTGTGCCTCTTTTACGATAGTTTCAGGCTCTCTGCTCCTTTCCTTTCCCCGGGTGAAAGGGACAACGCAATATGCACAAAAATTCTCGCAACCGCGCATGATAGAGATAAAAGCAGAAACACCATTGGAATCGTAGCGCACCGGACTTATCTCGGCATAGGTCTCTTCCGCGGATAATAGCACATTGGCAGTCTTGCGGCCATCACCGGCATCAGCTATCAAATCGGGGAGATCACGATAGGCATCAGGCCCGGCAATCAGATCAACAGCTTTCTCTTCTTCCATAAGTTGCTGTTTGAGCCTTTCCGCCATGCAACCCAGCACACCGATACGAAGTGCCGGGTTTTTCTTCCTGAACGACTTAAGCTCCCGCAAACGATTCCAGACACGCTGCTCCGCGTTGTCGCGGATAGAACAGGTGTTCACCAACATCAAATCTGCTTCCGAAGGGTCCGTTGTTATCTCATAACCCTCCTTTTCCAGGATGGATACAACAATTTCACTGTCGGAAAAATTCATCTGACAGCCGTAAGTCTCTAAGTATAATTTCTTGGTCTTCATCAGGCCTGCAAAGGTAAATCAAATCCGGGAAGTGGAATAGATTCGTTTGGAGGAGGAAAAGGAAAAAATAGTTGCAGGTTGCAGGTTTCAAGCTACATGTTACTCCCAGCACCCCAGCACCCCAGCATCCCAGTAACCCAGTACCCCAGCACCCCAGCACCCCAGCACCCCAGCACCCCA harbors:
- a CDS encoding acyl carrier protein codes for the protein MSDISARVKAIIVDKLGVDENEVTPEASFTNDLGADSLDTVELIMEFEKEFNIAIPDDQAEKIGTVGEAIQYIENNAK
- the fabF gene encoding beta-ketoacyl-ACP synthase II, which codes for MELKRVVITGLGALTPLGNTVEELWTGLVNGVSSADKITHFDASKFKTQFACEVKGFDPLNYFDRKEVRKYDPYTHYALIAAEQAVIDAGLNQESIDHDQIGVIWASGIGGLETFQTEIIAFAKGDGTPRFNPFFIPKMIADIASGHISIKYGFRGPNFATVSACASSANALIDAYNYIRLGKARIFLCGGSEASITEGGIGGFNAMHAISTRNDDPKTASRPFDKDRDGFVLGEGGCALIFEEYEHAKARGAKIYAEVAGCGLSADAYHMTSPHPEGEGAKLSMKWALEDAGMNPEDIDHINTHGTSTPLGDISEPKAIVSLFGDHAYKININSTKSMTGHLLGAAGAIEAIASVLAVVNDIVPPTINHFTDDPEIDNKLNFTYHKAQKRIINNALSNTFGFGGHNASIIFRKFTG
- the rnc gene encoding ribonuclease III; amino-acid sequence: MNLRKYFRIFFSSDRAFSQAIFNLLGFCPGNIHLYKLAFRHRSLTETMNGVRINNERLEYLGDALLSAIVADYLFKRFPLKDEGFLTEMRSKIVCRNRLNKLAVKLGIDKLIQSSPETKVMSKSMRGDAFEALIGALYLDKGFEFTKKVVVNRIITMHLDIDELENEETNYKSRLIEWSQKEKKNVDFKVVDETGEGFNKQYIVEVFIDETPVSKGQDYSIKNAEKQAAERAWNILFPPSES
- a CDS encoding IPExxxVDY family protein; its protein translation is MPRKVTLKPQQSGNVTIIGISSHLKDYRLCLFLNQALLFNFRKADDFLQHENEQDENAYSNFIYTDPESRATFILISNHHPDKKLIPTQKQTDYFLITQDILDENYTNDLISRIRAVQQVNAAFKIPQTAVRDFEHTLNDLEFHLHQIDHN
- a CDS encoding AarF/ABC1/UbiB kinase family protein, translated to MNLSHLGLAYHQIGRAREIIAIMLKYGFGDFVTKSGLGKALVSRNRLKNIESISKNERLRMAIEDLGPTYIKFGQILADRPDIISKDLRNELKKLQDDAHPLRDEIAMAEIQKQLKKPVNEVFESINEKHIASASIGQAYTGVLKDGTHVVIKIQRPGIDKKIKLDLSIMEFFARKIQKNNPEFQAINVVGVVQEFGRSIQDELNFTHEASNVKRFQNMFQNNPDIYVPQVYTEYSNNKLLIEEFIEGIKVDKIDELEKAGIDPVDIAHKGASLVFEQIFTHGFFHADPHPGNLFIRKDGKIVFIDFGMMGKLRPYQLDFLGKYVLGYVQKNPGRMTEALLLLSGKKHFEHKDELEFEISDMMKQYQFSSLKEINFGEVMNKSIDLIVRFGLSIPPTIYLLIKALITIEGVATMLNPKIDIAKEMQPFATSLLKKQFNPARYAREISDTFHNITQLFKELPGDISEILYKTREGKIKIQFEHQGLEPMIQKLDQVSKRISIAIILAALIIGASIISSWEHLKWVGSAIFLGAGLFGFWMLGKLLGKGKI
- a CDS encoding tetratricopeptide repeat protein, coding for MRYLFFLFISLFLLYSCNSGKQQETRDGSEIAEMAKKIDPDSIAKLETEKNPVDKPMLMQPSKEAAKEPPAGMDNISSSAVSQEFRAGTDSYEKGDYTGGIKHFEKVVSMDPENRKAYYNLGLGRYYANDFQGAIGAFTNALKISPEDTLSLLYRGLVYYHINDFRNAIKDYSKAIDINPNWSKAYYNRGTARGRMKDYNGAILDFNKSIELKEDNAEAYFNRGIAYHMLGNDYEACYDWNKAKSLGYFNAEKAIQEYCQDK
- the atpC gene encoding ATP synthase F1 subunit epsilon, which encodes MLLEIITPDKTIYSGEVDLIQLPGLEGSFEILDQHASLISVLKKGMIKIRDNSNKDSFFEINGGVVEVLHNKVLVLAE
- the atpD gene encoding F0F1 ATP synthase subunit beta, which translates into the protein MAEKIKGSISQIIGPVIDVTFPDDSKIPNIYDALQVTNDLGHVIVLECQQDIGENTIRTIAMDSTDGLKRGMEVVSTGGPITMPTGEEIRGRLFNVIGETIDGLGTVAKTHPYPIHRTPPRFENLSTSKEVLFTGIKVIDLIEPYAKGGKIGLFGGAGVGKTVIIMELINNIAKKYSGLSVFGGVGERTREGNDLLREMIESGVIKYGDEFLKDMEAGGWDLSKVDRKLLAESQATLVFGQMNEPPGARARVALSGLTLAEYFRDGDEKSGGRDILFFIDNIFRFTQAGSEVSALLGRMPSAVGYQPTLATEMGILQERITSTKRGSITSVQAIYVPADDLTDPAPATTFAHLDATTVLSRKISELGIYPAVDPLDSTSRILSPDVVGEEHYRTAQKVKEILQRYKDLQDIIAILGMEELSESDKLIVHRARRVQRFLSQPFHVAEQFTGLKGTMVSIEDTIKGFNMIMNGDVDEYPESAFNLVGTIEEAIEKGKKIMEESK
- a CDS encoding inorganic pyrophosphatase; this encodes MPNILMDPIGRLMGLRYKSHPWHGVDIGDAAPEVLMIFIEMVTTDTVKYEVDKVTGYLRLDRPQKYSNTVPALYGFIPQTYSGERVADYCMEKTGRKEIKGDGDPIDICVLTEKQIVHGDILVRARPIGGFRMLDGNESDDKIIAVLQNDAVYGDYKDISDCPELVVDRLKHYFLTYKDLPGKERDVEITHTFGIQEAHEIIRRSMDDYRHKFDTLESALSNV
- the miaB gene encoding tRNA (N6-isopentenyl adenosine(37)-C2)-methylthiotransferase MiaB; this translates as MKTKKLYLETYGCQMNFSDSEIVVSILEKEGYEITTDPSEADLMLVNTCSIRDNAEQRVWNRLRELKSFRKKNPALRIGVLGCMAERLKQQLMEEEKAVDLIAGPDAYRDLPDLIADAGDGRKTANVLLSAEETYAEISPVRYDSNGVSAFISIMRGCENFCAYCVVPFTRGKERSREPETIVKEAQDLFEQGYREVTLLGQNVNSYRWLQENVVPVDFPALLAKVAMVSPLLRVRFATSHPKDLSDELLHTMARHPNICDSIHLPVQSGSSRILKLMNRKYTREWYMDRILAIKKILPGCGLSTDIITGFCSETEDDHRETLSMMEWAGYDYAFMFKYSERPGTLAAKKLSDDVSDDIKSRRLQEIIDLQQKLSHKSNQRDIGNIFEVLVEGFSRKSNDYLSGRNSQNKVIVFPANGAKPGNYQQVRVTDCTSATLIGETVKSNV